ACCATTAAATACACACCTCCACGTTCATTTAAATCATTTAAATGAATATGAAAATAATGAATAAAAGCTGTTAAAATGAAATTACATGCATTTAAGATATTTGTCTGAATATATTATGTAAATTATTTGAAAATGAAAAGGGAGTTAAGAAGCATAATTTATAGATATAACTCCCTGACCTCCAGAAGTACTTTGATCTACAACAACATTCCCTTCTTTAACCAGTTTTACAGATAAAGTTCCAGCATTTCTGGTTTTCTTTAGAGCAATTGTAATAGCACCTGGATTTGGACCTAAATCATATTCAACATTTCCATTTCCATTTATAATCTGAGTTTTACCATTATATGTTAATGTACCGCTCCATAAAGTGTCTGAATTAATCTGAACTACTGTATTTGAATTACTTTGTATATTTGAATTATTTTGAGGAGGGGAAATGCTTGACTTTGAATTATTATTGCTTGTGCATCCAGACGCAAAGACTACTAAAAGTAGAATGGGTACCGCTAAAATTGCAATTTTTTTCATTTAAATATTCTCCTTTTTAATTAAATATAAAACTGGAAATAGCGCTTTTTCAATTAGTTATCTACTTTTTTTTATTTGCATACCATCAAATGTTTTAAACAAATTTTTTAATAATATATTGTTTTTAAATCATAAATATTCATCGATTCGAATTTTTTTAAAAATAAAATGAAAAAAAGAGAGATGCAAGGCTTTAATGGCTTCGAATAAAATCTTAAGCTCAAAAAATATAAATAATACAAAATAGGTTAAATCTACAATCTATTACACAGCAACATGTTTCCAACCCCGACGTTTTCTGCTTCAACTTCCCGTATTATAGTCACCATTGCTTCTACTGGTAACCCCATAATTTCACTTGCACTTTCTGCAAAAGATTTTACAAGCTGTTCTTTCTGCTGTTTAGTTAATTTAGGTCCGTCTATTGTAATTACAGGCATAATTTATCTCCTTTAATTCTTAATTCACATAAACTAATTAAATCACTCGTTATTTAAGTTGTTAATGTTATTTTTTAATATTTTGACTATAAATACTTATAAGGAATTTATTCTTTCTCTGTATCTTTCAAGTTCTTCTTTTACATCATCTTTAGACATTAATGAAGGTCCAAATATCCCGAATGAAGGTAAAACTTCTAAACCTGCAAGTTCAAGCGTAGTGTGAGTTATATATTTGAATAATTCATCAATATCTCCATGAGGTCCATTTTTAGAATAAGCTTCTTTTACTGCACCGGTTGTAAATGAAAGCATGGCTTTTTTGCCTTTAAGTAATCCATATTCATAATATTTTTCTTTAGAGCTATCAAATGCAAATCCATTTGCAAATACTCTGTCAATCCAGCCTTTCATAATCGCTGGAGATGAAGTCCACCATACAGGAAACTGGAATATCAAAAGATCTGCCCATTCCACCTTTTTCATTTCATCCCTTACATCCTCTGTAAATGATCCTGTTCCAGAGGCATTAAGCTGTTCTACAGTTGGATTAAAAAATGATTCATCTTTTCTTTGTGTAAAATCCTGTTTATCCATGGTAGCTTTAAAATGCATTCCATAAAGATCTGATATTTTAACTTCATGCTCATTATCCCGCAATGTTTTAGCTGCAAGGTCTTTCATTATGCCATTTAGGGAATTTAGCTCTGGATGAGCAAAAATAATCAATACATTCATATCATCACCTCAAAATTTTGTTTTTTGTGGCGCTCAAACGCTGCTAAAATCTTTCAAAATTCATTGAACTTCGGGCTCGAAAAATTTCATTTATCGACAATTCGAAGATATGTATTATTTTATTAACTTTATATATTAATATATCTAAAATTTAAATTCTTTTTAATTAACTGAAAAACTAATTCATTGAAATATTTAAGTTGAAAATTTAGTTAACGGTTCCTTTTAATAATATTAAATCTATAATTAATATTGCAAAAATTCAGAACTAATAATTTCAAAGAGTGTTTTTAAAAGTATAAGACATAGTGGAGTGAGTTAATGAGTAAAATAGCAGTTATACTTGCAGATATGTTTGAAGATGTGGAGTATACCAGACCTTCAAAAGCTTTTAGGGAAAATGGACATGAACTAAATATTGTAGGGCTTAAAGAGGGAGAAACAGTGAAAGGTAAACAGGGGACCGTATCAGAGAAGATTGAAAAATCAGTAAAAAATGTATCAGTAAATGATTTCGATGCTCTTTTCATACCTGGTGGATACTCTCCAGATAAATTGAGAGCAGATGATGATGCGGTGCAGTTTACAAGAAAATTCGTTGAAAATGGTAAACCCGTATTTGCAATCTGCCATGGCCCACAGCTTTTAATTACAGCCCAGGTTATTAAGGGACGTAAAATTACAGGATGGAAATCAATAATTCAGGATATTAAAAATGCGGGGGCTATTTTTGTAGATAGAGAAGTTGTTGAGGATGGTAATTTAGTTACAAGTCGAAATCCGGGCGATATTCCTGCTTTTATTAAGGCATCACTTAAAAAATTAGAAAAATAGGATAAATATATAAATTTAGATCATTTCAACTTAAAATCAAGTATTAATCTCACCATAGCCTGTTCTTGATTTATATCAACACCAACAGGAGGACCTTCATCCATATACATATCAGCTAATACAAAATCGTCAGATATTTTTTTACCATCAACTCCCACAGTCTTTAGGCTGAAAATCTCCCCTTCAGATTCTTCAAAGAAATCTCTGACTTTTATTGCATCACCACCAGCAATCCTTATCATTATCATAAGATGTTTGTCTGTTGAAAAATGAAAATCTCTGATGAAATCTTCTGGAATTATTAAATCACCAATTTTACCTTCTATTTCACGGCTGAATGTTACAGGCTCTAAAATTTCTGTCAAATTAATCACCTCATTTAGTCAAGTAGAATTAGTTAATTTAAATAGATTCTATTTATTCTCTTATTTAAAAGGATTTAAATTACCTAAAAATTATTTTAGCACCTCCATTTGCAGGTGTTGTATGGCTTCTTTTAAGTTACAGCCTGCAGCATGATCAGTGCTCCCCCAATATTTCCCAAAAATTCCATTAGAAGTCTCTCTGGTCATAGATGGCAGAGATTTCATTTAAACACCAGAAGAAGTATGTACTTCCTCCGTATTAAATTTACTGGTTTAGTTATAGGTTAAATCATATACAGATAAAAAATAAACTTGTACCCTTCTACAACCCCCAAATTTGGAGGGAGCTAATATTTTTTATTCAAAAAAAGAGGGCATACCACTTGAAAATTGAAAAACGTACCCCTCACCAGCAACTTTACAGTTCCAATCCTTTGTAAAATTCTACTACAATAATATTAAATACCATAAATATACTATTATTTAATTGAAAGGAACTGTGAAATTTTAATCACCTTAACTTTAATGAATAATTTAATATTCACGTTTAGAGGTGGTAAAATGTTAAAAAATGCTGGAATTGAAAATTATCCCGGTAAAATAAGGGATTTAAACCGTCGAATATTACATGCTGCTTTAAACTCAAGTGATTTAAAAAATTTTTTAGATGAGATCGTTGAAATAGGTGCTGAAAGTACAGAAGCAAAATCCTGTAGTATATATCTATTAGAAGAATCTGAAAACAGAAATGGAAAAATATTAAGGTTATATTCCTCTTCAGGAGATATGGATAAAATTCTAAAGGATGAGGAAACAAGATACTATATCCCCAAAAGAAGCCCGTTTACAAAAAAGGGTGAAGGTAAAAGAAAGATAATAGCTTATCTAAGGAGATACTTCCTTGAAAAATGCAATTACAGTACTGAAAAACTTGAAATTTATGAACAAGACCTGTTAAAAGAGAGAAAGACATTAATAGATTTACTATGGGAAAATGAAAAGTCTTTAATTAATATAGCTAAAAAAATGGGGGACGATTTAATAGATTTGATAGAAAAGGGAGAATTACCAATGGGAATAACTGCATATAATGTGAAATCTAAAGAGTTCATACCCCCATTACAAGGAGCAGAAATATGTGAACATCCAGAATGGATGGGAAGCTACTGGGGTATCCATGAAATCTGCACGACCCTTGTTCAGGTCCCTTTGTTAAAACAGCGCGATGGAGAAATAGTGGGCTTAATAAAAATCAAGAATCATAAAATAGGCGATTCTCACTGTTTTACAGACAAACATAAAGAAATTCTAAGTATTCTTGCAGATAGTATAATTATTGCAATCCAGCAGATTATATACAAATCTGATACCTACAAAAAACTTTATGGGACCGAAATTCTAAAAAAAATAAATGAATTAAAGATTGAAAACCCTCCACTCAACAGAGAAATTCAAAAACCATTAAAAGAATTCTACAGTAAGCTTGAAATAGAAATTGAAGATATTGGAGGGATTGACAGAATTTATAATAAAGTGACAAGGTTGGTAAGCGACATTGCGCAGGCCTTAAATTTATATGCCGTCCTTGATATTATAGACAGTATTGGACCGGCGTTTGAGCCACTTTTAGGAACAGATGTTCAATATAGAGAACATTTCATACACCAGTTTAATGTATTTTTGCTTGGATACTATCTGATCAATAAAAAAAGCCCTCTTCGTAAAAAGCTTATAAAACATTTACAAACCATAAATCCAGATTATAATTTAGAAGATGTTTTAAAAGTCTGGTTTATTACAGCAATGTTTCATGATTTCAACTATTCTGTTGAAAAAATGGAAGGCTGGTTAAAAAATTATTTTTTAAGGGTGGCAGTTCCATCCAGATTTCATATTAGCTGGGCAGATATATTCACCCACTATGAAATTGAAAAAATAAACTTAATTGAGTTAATTTACTCTAATTCAGATAAATCAAAGGAGGAAATTGCAAAAATCATTAAGGATACCTTTATAGAAGAACATGACCATGGAATTATGTGCGGATTGATGCTGATGGACATTTTAGAGGTAGAGGATGCGTTGCTTAAAGAAGCATGTTGTGCGATTGCCTTGCATACAAAAACAGTTTATTCTAAGCTTGAGAAGCTTAAAATTGATAATTTTCCATTTGCATTTTTATTAGTGTTCTGTGATAATGCTCAGGAGTGGGGGCGCCCTGTTATGATGAATTTAATTCCGCATTTAGACGTTAAATTAGAAGGTATTATTACAGATGAAGATAAAGTCGATATAAAACTTAGATACCATAAGCTTACATCTGAGCAGAAGAGAATAATTGAAACAAATATATCTCCTTTAACAAAATACTGGTATTC
This region of Methanobacterium sp. genomic DNA includes:
- the dmpI gene encoding 4-oxalocrotonate tautomerase DmpI gives rise to the protein MPVITIDGPKLTKQQKEQLVKSFAESASEIMGLPVEAMVTIIREVEAENVGVGNMLLCNRL
- a CDS encoding NAD(P)H-dependent oxidoreductase — its product is MNVLIIFAHPELNSLNGIMKDLAAKTLRDNEHEVKISDLYGMHFKATMDKQDFTQRKDESFFNPTVEQLNASGTGSFTEDVRDEMKKVEWADLLIFQFPVWWTSSPAIMKGWIDRVFANGFAFDSSKEKYYEYGLLKGKKAMLSFTTGAVKEAYSKNGPHGDIDELFKYITHTTLELAGLEVLPSFGIFGPSLMSKDDVKEELERYRERINSL
- a CDS encoding type 1 glutamine amidotransferase domain-containing protein — its product is MSKIAVILADMFEDVEYTRPSKAFRENGHELNIVGLKEGETVKGKQGTVSEKIEKSVKNVSVNDFDALFIPGGYSPDKLRADDDAVQFTRKFVENGKPVFAICHGPQLLITAQVIKGRKITGWKSIIQDIKNAGAIFVDREVVEDGNLVTSRNPGDIPAFIKASLKKLEK